Part of the Aquabacterium sp. NJ1 genome, GGAAGTGGTGCCCATTGCCGCCGCCCACATCGAGTCGCAGCTCGCGCCGCTGGGCCTGGAGCCCACTTCGGTGCGCCGCTTCTGGTTGCACCAGGCCAACCTGTCGATGAACCAGCTGATCGTCAAGCGGCTGATCAACGCCGAGGTCACGCCGGATACCGCGCCGCTGATCCTGGACGAATTCGCCAACACCTCGTCGGCCGGCTCCATCATTGCCTTCCACAAGTACCGTGCCGATCTGGCCAAGGGCGATGTGGGCGTGATCTGCTCCTTCGGCGCAGGTTATTCGGTGGGCAGCGTGGTGGTGCGCAAGCGCTGAGCCGCATCCCTCATCGGGCGGAGAGCCGGGCCTGCTTGACGCGGGCACAATCGCCGCATCCCGACCACGGCCCGCCGGGTAGACCAGCGGGCCGTTTTCTTTTTTGGCCATGAGCAACGACTTCACCTTCTACTGGCACGACTACGAGACCTTCGGCAAAGTCGCCCGGCGTGATCGCCCCTCGCAGTTCGCCGGTGTGCGCACGGATGCCGACCTCAACGAGATCGGTGCGCCGCTGATGCAGTACTGCCAGCCCGCGCCGGACTACCTGCCTGATCCGGAAGCCTGCCTGCTCACCGGCATCCTGCCGCAGACCTGTCTGGAGCGCGGCGTGCCCGAGCACCGTTTTGCCGATGCCATCGAGCGCGAACTGGCGCAGCCCAACACGGTGGGCGTGGGCTACAACACCATCCGCTTCGACGACGAGGTGACGCGCCACCTGTTCTGGCGCAACCTGATCGACCCGTATGCGCGCGAGTGGCAGAACGGCTGTGGCCGCTGGGACCTGCTGGACGTGGTGCGCTGCACCTGGGCCTTGCGCCCTGAAGGCATCAACTGGCCGAAGCACGAAGATGGCCGCCCCTCGTTCAAGCTGGAGCACCTGACGGCTGCCAATGGCCTGAGCCACGAGGCCGCGCACGACGCCTTGTCTGACGTGCGGGCCACCGTGGGCCTGGCTCGGCTCATCAAGCAGGCCCAGCCCAAGCTGTGGGACTTCTGCCTGAAGCTGCGCAAGAAGGACGCCGTGCTGGCCGAAGCCGGGCTGGACAAGCCGCGCGCGATGTGGCGGCCCTTCCTGCACATCTCGGGTATGTTTAGCCACGAGCGCGGTTGCATGGCCCTGGTCTACCCGCTGGCCCAGCACCCCAGCAACAAGAACGAGATCCTGGTGTGGGACCTGGCCCATGACCCCAGCGAGCTGTTCGGCATGAGCGCCGCCGACATGCGTCTGCGCATGTTCAGCAAGACGGCCGATCTGCCTGAGGGTGTGACCCGCCTGCCCGTCAAGAGCGTGCACATCAACAAGTCGCCCATCGTGATCGGCAACCTCAAGATCCTGAGCCCCGCCTTGATCACCAAGTGGGGGCTGGACCTGGACAAGGCCATGGCCCACGCCGAGACGGCGGCCCAGCACGCGGCCAGCATGGACGGCATCTGGGCGGAGCTGTACACGCGGCCAGATGCGCGCACTGAAGTCGACGTGGACGAAGACCTGTATGGCGGCTTCATCGGCAATGAAGATCGCCGTGTGCTGCAACGCCTGCGTGGCCTGTCGCCCGCGCAACTGGCCGAGCGCACGCCA contains:
- the sbcB gene encoding exodeoxyribonuclease I → MSNDFTFYWHDYETFGKVARRDRPSQFAGVRTDADLNEIGAPLMQYCQPAPDYLPDPEACLLTGILPQTCLERGVPEHRFADAIERELAQPNTVGVGYNTIRFDDEVTRHLFWRNLIDPYAREWQNGCGRWDLLDVVRCTWALRPEGINWPKHEDGRPSFKLEHLTAANGLSHEAAHDALSDVRATVGLARLIKQAQPKLWDFCLKLRKKDAVLAEAGLDKPRAMWRPFLHISGMFSHERGCMALVYPLAQHPSNKNEILVWDLAHDPSELFGMSAADMRLRMFSKTADLPEGVTRLPVKSVHINKSPIVIGNLKILSPALITKWGLDLDKAMAHAETAAQHAASMDGIWAELYTRPDARTEVDVDEDLYGGFIGNEDRRVLQRLRGLSPAQLAERTPGFVDERLEEVLFRYRARNFPDTLSEAEQARWHELRMARLHEGQGGGLSLAAFFERIDALGESLSEDDERGQDILGALYDYAEQIAP